The sequence CCAGAATATTATATTGTCCAACTGACATTGTGTATTCATTAAACACTAATTCCATTCCTCCCACCTCCTGGTATTTATCAACTGTCATTCCAATTTcatctttatgaatttgactaccctgggtaacatatatgtggaatcatgtGTCTGGTTTTTCATGACTGGCTGATTTAGCATAGTATCTGAAAGCTTCTTTAATGTAgtagaattttcctttttaagactgaattatatacatataatgtataatattatgtatagAGAGAGGGTATATTAACTTGTCAATGGATTTTTTGTTGCTTCGATCCTTCAGCTATGGTGAATAAAGCTTCTAGGAACATAGGTATACAAATACCTGTTCTAGGatctgcttttaattattttagacaTACATTcagaagtgcaattgctggatcatagggcaATTCTGTTATTCTTTTAGATATTGCCATAGCATTTTCCACAACAGTTATATCATTTTACGTTCCCATcagcattacattttaaaatgttttaattttttcacattcttttcaacactatgtattttctttctttttttaatagaagccATCATCTAAGAGTGAGATGTgctatctcattatagttttgatttgaaatgtcctaataattagtgatgtggaacatcttttactatgtttattggccatctgtatttgtttagagaaatgtttatgCAAGGGTTTTCCCCATTTTTAGTATCTGTTGTTGTTGGGTTACATAATTCTTTATGTATTCCCTATATAAATCCCTTATCTGATACATATTTTGCAagtatttatccattctgtgggttattaACTGATAAAGTTTTTTGATGCACAgaagtatttaattttgaaaaagtctaatttattcatatatatttttttgttgttgtttttccattcttttagtgTTATATCCAAGAAAGCACAGCTAAATCCAATGTCACGAAACTTTTCCCCTATGGTTCCATATAAGAGTTTACACTTTTAGTTGAATATTTTGTTGCTTGATCTACTTTAGTTAATTCTCGTGTATGATGTAAGACAATGGCTCAATTTTATTAATTGGCCAGGaaatccatttttcccagcaACTTTTGTTGAAAAGATATCCCCATTGAATGACTTTGAGATACACAAAATCTTTTGCcaaatatgtgcattttttttttctggttctcttttattttgtttatgtctgCCTTTAGGCCAATACTATACTTTATAAAAACTatcatagctttgtagtaagttttgaatcAGAAACAGTGAGTTCTCCAATTCTTTTGTAAGATTCTTTTTATCCTAAATACCTTGAGATTTCATAagaattttaacatatatttttgtatttctgccaaAAAACTCATTGGGATTATGATAGAACATTCTGCTGTATCTTTTGTTTGCTTATGGTAGCACTGACATGTTAACTATATTCAGTTTTCCAAACCAAGAACACagaatgttttcatatttatttatcttttcaatctCTTTCAGCACTATTTGgcaattttcaataaaaaatgatttgccttctttgttaagtttattcctaaaacTGTATGATTTTTCATATTATTGTAGATATAatggttttcttaaatttttcttagtattgtatattattaatatataaaaatacaacttattTCATATCCTGCAAATTTGCAgaaattgcttattagttctaacaTTTTTTGATGAATTCTACcttttttctacatataaaatcatgtcatttgtggttgaagataattttactttcagTACTATGTAAATTAGAAGTGACAATGAGAGATACCCTTGCttttcttgcctttaaaaaaaagctttcagtctttcatcattgaGTGTAATGTTAattgtaagttttatttttaactgcgaCTTCAGTTTTATATCAATTAATATTGTTTTCAAGTAAAGCAAAAATGTGTTCTCAGCAACCCACAGGATAAAACAACAGTGTCATAACCTACTCTTCTTGATACATAAGGCAACTGTTTTGGatgatttattcatatatttgtcTCTGATATACTTAGCTGCTTGTATTTAATTAGTAAATATAAATACCATCTTTTGCATCTTACCCTGGCTCCAGTGGATGGAGTATACCACCACTCCACCTCTTTTGCTCTTTCCCCATCCATTCATCATTGTCACAGCCCACTTTTGTCTGGGGTGTTTAGGTTGAAAGCATTTTTTTATCTTCTAGTATATATTGCTAAAACACAAAAGTATAACATTGTAAAATCTGAAGATATTTTAGTTAGTATTGTTAATAAGTAGTTCTTCTCTTTATTGATGCTTTCTAAGTCAAGACACTTTTAGGACCGTGTACTTAATAGGCAACAttgagaattttcaaaaaaaaaaaaaaatgttttcaagaaaacatgtagaattttcaaaaaaatactttcagtaaaaattcctcttctatttttctattgatgCAGTTTGAATATGGTGGTTCATTATATCAATTGtgcaaaatgtttttctttgatgTTATTAACTTCGTTGTTATTATATGCATTTTTAGGAAGGAAAACAAGCCTACATTGGTTGCATTATATCAGTTCTCTAATTCTCCTACCCTTTGAAGGCAACAAACTTTTTGTGTTAttgttcctgtctttttttttttttttcctttaaatactggtagtttttttaaactttgaaagttctaatctttttttatcaacaatgttttttttaatttgcagtagCTTTGTTACCTGACACTTTCTCTTGTATATCTAATGATatttatattgtgaaataataagGTCTCATATGTCTTTGAACATAGAAATCctgtttttttaaagtgcattatttgtttacattttccaaTTATTTCACCTCATCTTATATTTGTTAAtaagtttgtgtgtatgtgcacatgtgcatCTTTCTTTCATGTTGCAGATTTCCTTAAGAGCCTGTTaacatttgtttcttaaaaaatatttaccaccAAAAAAACTACATAATCTGCAGAGCTTCTTGCCTTTAAATGTCTTTATAGCAGCCTCCTAggatgccattttcttttttccatttctgtgactGACATTTCCTCTCTTCAAATTCCTTTATTCAAAGGGTTCTAAGctatttcttctcttatttctccTCTTATTTCAGGATCACCTGAACTATTTTGATTtacaacatatctttttttgtgCATCATCATAATAGTTGGGTTCTAACAGGGAGAGATTAAAATACATGGGCTTAAATTTATACACTAATCTACAATTAGAAAGAGCTTTATGTGcaagaaaataaaggtaaaaaaaaagataaatgactaAGACAAAGTTCCATATAACAGTGCCTGTCATATAAGTATTAGGGAAGGATAGAGACATGAAACATGCTGTTTAAGAGAGCTTGCTCAGAGTCACCAAATCTACTAGGAGTGAGGTGTGCAAATATTCAGGCAAAGCCTCTACATTAATTGCAGCATTGAGAAACTCAGTGAAGAGGCAGAAGAGAGTGACTTTTGGTAAATGATACTTAATAAAGATTCATTTTAGATTTCACAAAGATAAAACAAAGTAATATTTAACTTCAAAGAAAGTTGTTTTGATACTGATGAGCAAAGGAACTGAAAAGTAAAATAGCTTCTCAGCATAAGATAGGTTACTACAGCTTTAGAGGTTAGAACTTAGGGCTGGAATACAAAAGATAAATCATACCTTGATGGtagaaaacatttattcataATAGAGTTCTATAGTGTATGCAATTACATTGATTTACTATGAAAGTATTTCAAATATGACATCTGAGTTTGGTGTTACCTGGGTTTGCATTAGGACAGTAAAACATACTTATCTTAATGATGTCctaataaaatggtttaaaaacattaaagatttcatggaaaacattttggtcaAAAACATTTGCATCTTCATATTTTAATCTTTAGCTTAAAAATAAGGCTacatttttcctaaaattaataACTTCTGTTCTAATTAAAGagccaaattttttaaataatacacagtctgatgaaaataatttaaaagcaccTTACTGTTTTAAACTAAACTTACTCTTGTGTCTGCATTTAGGAAAAATTAAAGGATGCTCCATGGAAAATTTTAATCAAACATCAACTGATTTCATCTTATTGGGGTTTCTCCCCCCTTCAAAAATtggcctgtttctttttattctcattgttCTCATTTTCCTAATGGCTTTATTTGGCAACCTCTCCATGATCCTCCTCATCTTTCTGGACATCCATCTTCACAAACCCATGTATTTTTTACTTAGTCAGCTATCCCTAATTGACCTAAATTACATCTCCACCATTGTCCCCAAAATGGCCTCCAATTATCTCTTTGGAAACAAGTCTATCTCCTTCATTGGATGTGGGATTCAGAGCTTCTTCTTCTTAACTTTAGCAGGTGCAGAAGCACTGCTTTTAGCCTCTATGGCTTATGATCGTTATGTGGCCATTTGCTTTCCTCTCCACTATCCAGTCAGAATCAGCAGAAAAGTGTATGTGTTGATGATAATAGGATCTTGGGTAACGGGCTCTATCAATTCCTGTGCCCATACCACATATGCCCTCCAGATCCCTTACTGCCGATCCAGGGCCATCAATCATTTTTTCTGTGATGTCCCAGCCATGCTG is a genomic window of Hippopotamus amphibius kiboko isolate mHipAmp2 chromosome 15, mHipAmp2.hap2, whole genome shotgun sequence containing:
- the LOC130837194 gene encoding olfactory receptor 2L8-like, which translates into the protein MENFNQTSTDFILLGFLPPSKIGLFLFILIVLIFLMALFGNLSMILLIFLDIHLHKPMYFLLSQLSLIDLNYISTIVPKMASNYLFGNKSISFIGCGIQSFFFLTLAGAEALLLASMAYDRYVAICFPLHYPVRISRKVYVLMIIGSWVTGSINSCAHTTYALQIPYCRSRAINHFFCDVPAMLTLACMDTWIYEYTVFVSTILFLLLPFLGIVCSYGCVLFAVYHMNSAEGKKKAYSTCSTHLTVVTFYYVPFVYTYLRPRNLRSPTEDKVLAIFYTILTPMLNPVIYSLKNKEVMRALRRVTQRICSVKM